The DNA sequence AGCCGCCTGAATGGGTTTAGCCTGGCTGATTTCGTTGATCCCCAGTTCATCTCTGATGTGGGCTGCCAGGGCATCTTTTTCCGTCAGCTCTTTCGCAACGATCAGGGCGGTTTCTTTTTTCAGGCCTCTTTTTTCGTAGATGGCTGCCAGCAGTTGCAGTTCAATTTCCGGCGTCTCTTCCAGCTCAATCTTTTCTCGTTCTATATCTGCGCTCTCTACATCCGTTTGGGAACTCACCGAAACGTACTCCCCCGCCGCCATCGATAAAGCTCCCGCAACCAAACCAGCCAGGGTAGCTAGCACAATGGGCTCCCTAACATCACTCGCCGCCGCTACCCCAATGGCGAGGCTCGCCGTGGACAAGATGCCATCGTTTGCGCCAAGCACTGCGGCTCTCAGCCAATTGCTACGGTGGATGTAGTGGCTGTCGAGGTAGTTGTCTATATTTTTTTCTGCCATGACTTGCTATTTGAATCCCAAATAATTCAATTGTTCTCTTGCTTAAGACTGTTCATAAAACTTATCGATTTCGACATCACTAGCTGCAAAGCTTTCACCCGAAATTTCTTTTATTGTACGCTTAACAAAAGCGTAATTTTTCTTGGTGAACAATAATTCTCGATCTTCCTATTTGGCTATCGAAAAATCATCTAGCTGGGAAAAATTTTCCGCATCTGCTTTTATATTTTTCAGATAAGAAAAGTCAATAAATTCATTATTCATAGTCTCTTCGTAATTGAAGCTACCGAAAAGCCTAAGTACAATAGAAACACCTACATAGGCTGTATTATCTTTTCTATTGACTCTCATTAGCGAATAGTTATATTCCCCAAATATCCTCTTTCTAATCTACCACAAATAATGCTTTACGAATCTGTTTTTCGCTACGAATAATACAGAGGTAGGCACCTTTTGAAAAAGGCGTGGTATCCAGTGTCGATACCGCAGCGTGTTTTTTCCGGTAGACCATTTTACCGTCGGCCGAAAAGATGTCGATCAAGATATCTTCCTGGTACGGGGTTTTGATTTGCATGTGCTCACCCTGAATGACGGGGTTGGGATATAATTCTACAACCGCTTCCGCTGGTAGTGCTTCCGTAGCAGTCACAGGATCTACGTGCAGGTTGATGTTATCGACGTACAAGTTGTTGCCAAAACCGGTATGATTTCTAAAGATCAGCAGTACATCTGTGTACTCCGCATAGGCGCTCAAGTCAATGGTGTCGGTCCGCCATTCGTCCCCACTGGGGGTGAAAGGGGAATCCTGCGCTGGCCGCGTCGCCAGGTCTGCCCCACCTTTGAAATATTCGCTGACCAAGGTAAGGCCACAGTCGGTAGAAAGCAGCACCTCCAGGGAATCTGAATAATTGCCGCCCCAAAGGGTGTAGGCTACGTCGAAGGTAAGGAAAGGGGCTGCTTGCCCACTTAAATCCAGGGCCACCATGATATCGTCCAGTTCTCCACTTTCGAAATAATCGAAATTATTGACCATCATCGATCGGCTGCTATTGTTGAAACCACCGACATTGTTGGCCGCCTGCCAGGTGATTCCATTGTCCGGGTTTTCTACCAAGAAGCCGGAGGGGGGAAAACTGCCTTCAAAGTCTTCGCTCAAAATCGGGCTGGCGGTATTTTGCGCAATAGAAATATAGAGGGAGTCGGTGTCTGAATTTCCTTGTGCATCCGTCACCGTGAGCGTGGTGAGGTAAGTACCGGGTGTATCGTACGTTACTTCGGCCTGGATGTCAGCAGACGTAGCGGGGGTTCCTCCTGCAAACGTCCAGCTCCAGGAAGCTCCTGCGTGGTCGATGATCGAGTGATCAACATAGCGAAAGGGCGCAATTTCACACAATACCGTATCCACAAAACGGTCCACCGATACTTGCGCCACCGGCCGGGAGGGTGCCTCGAACAAAGGACTTTCCCAAACGCCTTTCCCGTAAGAGGCCAACCTGATTTTTGAATCCCGGTAAAAAGGTCGGATAATATTGGTGTTGATCTCTACCGGCAACCCGTCCGCAAAATGTTCCCAATCGCTCATGCTATTGTTGCGGTAATAAATGCTGTTGGAGGTTGCGTAATAAATACCGCCATCGGTGCCGCCGCAAACGGCAATAGACTTACCATTTTGGTTGTTCAGGATGGGCGTAGTCAGGTTGGTCCAACTGAGGCCGCCGTCTTCCGACTTGTAGATACGTTGGCCATTGCCCGTCGATTGAAAAGCAATGTAGACGATGTTCTCATCCAAGGGATCTACCTGTACCAGCATTTTCCGGGTATTGGAAGCGACCGGCAAAGTGAGCTGTTGCCAGGTATTGCCAGCATCGGTGGTCTTCCACAAACGGCCCAGATTCCCGGTGTTCATTTGTTGACAAACGTACATGACCGAAGGAGCTGACCAGGCAATTTCAATATAAGTAATGCGATCATCAATATTGTTGCCAAACGTGGCAAAAAGGTCAAACGTGACACCTAAATCATTAGAACGCCACAACTGATGATCTTTACCCGTGTAAGCGGTGTAATAGGATCGGGGATCAAATTCCAGTTCGGTCGACTGAACGCCCCAGTAGCTCTCATTCGGGTTGATACCAAACTGGAAGCTGGTGACTGGCTCGCCAATTTCCAGTGGCAAGATGCGACCGCCTACTTGCGTAGAATAGACCCTCCGCCCTTCACCAGGATTGACGTAGCCGGATGCCGGTTCGCCACCGCCGAGTTGCAGGAAGTCGCCAGGAGCCCAGTTATCAAAGGAGCTGAGCACTCCGTTGTGGTACAAACCACCTACTGTGACGTCCTCGTTCCAGCCTTGCCCAAAACCCCAGTAATCCGAACCGTGGATACCGGTCATACGTATATCAAAGCCATCGGTGCTGAAAAAGTCGGTAGATCGATAAATACCGCCATCGGTTGTGATCCAGCTCGTGGTACCAATGGACCTGAAATCCTGCATGTCTACGTGCATACGGTAAGGACCTCCTGCGTAACCAGCCAGCGCTGTAAAGGTATTTCCCCCATCGGTAGATTTGTAGAGCGACAAGCCACCCACAAGCAGCTCGTCCGGGTTGGTATTGGAGCACATGAGCGCACAGTTGTAGTACCCCTGATGGTAAGACCAATTGACGGATGCAACCGCCAAATTGATGTGATTTTCATCATAAGGGCCACCAGCCGGACCGTTCGGCAGAGTCCAACTGAGGCCGCCATCATCAGAACGGTAGAGGCCGATGAATCCGGAATCTCCGGTTTTTGATTCGCCGATGAGGTGAGCATAAACCCGGTCGGGATCAGCATCGGAAACGGCCAGCCGCACGCCGCCGTCATTGCGTCCCGGATCGGTAGAGGTGTGCCAGCCGTCGGTTTGGATCGTAAAGGTCAGTCCACCATCGGTGGAGCGGTAAAATTCGCTCAGGTTTTGGGCAGTATTACTTTTAGCCAGGAAGACAATCTGATCGTTGCTGGTATTCAACTTCAAGTCCCAGGCTTTACCGGGTGAGACCAGGTCCCAGTCGATGCCGGCGTCGGTACTGCGGAAGACCCCGTTGAAGGTAGACATCAAGACCACATCGGGCATGGAAGGCATGAAGGCGATCTCGGTGACCCGATTAAAGCCACTCAATACGACCGTCCAGGTGGTGCCACCATCCTCAGAACGAAAAAGAAAACTACCGGAACCCGCCAGCACTAGCTCTGGATTCGTGGGATGAATTTTTATGGCGTCAATCCCCGTACCGATGGTCAGCGGGTCGTTCAGGCTCACATTGAACCAGGTCTCGCCTTCGTCATTGGAGCGGTAAATTTCACCGGGTTCCGTGCCGCTGTAAAGCACACTTGGGTCAGAGAGCGATTGATCCAGACAATAAATATTGGTATGCTGCCCGGAATCATCCCCATCGGTATTGTAGGAATC is a window from the Lewinella sp. LCG006 genome containing:
- a CDS encoding VIT family protein — encoded protein: MAEKNIDNYLDSHYIHRSNWLRAAVLGANDGILSTASLAIGVAAASDVREPIVLATLAGLVAGALSMAAGEYVSVSSQTDVESADIEREKIELEETPEIELQLLAAIYEKRGLKKETALIVAKELTEKDALAAHIRDELGINEISQAKPIQAAFASGAAFTAGGLLPFLVTLFLPMKNMEYALYGFALFFLIVLGALAAKTGGSSISKAIIRITFWGTIAMGLTALVGYLFNVQLG
- a CDS encoding choice-of-anchor J domain-containing protein, whose amino-acid sequence is MKNLLFVCMMLFANLSFAQILEKPAAAEIASLPQWAQLMYEDDPNVFAVDAAFQAYYRERVLEKSYHTQYYKKWRKTIDAYIQADGHYALPTEAEVLQRREQTMRQAPAAGRSGSWTLLGPVDSYNTDGDDSGQHTNIYCLDQSLSDPSVLYSGTEPGEIYRSNDEGETWFNVSLNDPLTIGTGIDAIKIHPTNPELVLAGSGSFLFRSEDGGTTWTVVLSGFNRVTEIAFMPSMPDVVLMSTFNGVFRSTDAGIDWDLVSPGKAWDLKLNTSNDQIVFLAKSNTAQNLSEFYRSTDGGLTFTIQTDGWHTSTDPGRNDGGVRLAVSDADPDRVYAHLIGESKTGDSGFIGLYRSDDGGLSWTLPNGPAGGPYDENHINLAVASVNWSYHQGYYNCALMCSNTNPDELLVGGLSLYKSTDGGNTFTALAGYAGGPYRMHVDMQDFRSIGTTSWITTDGGIYRSTDFFSTDGFDIRMTGIHGSDYWGFGQGWNEDVTVGGLYHNGVLSSFDNWAPGDFLQLGGGEPASGYVNPGEGRRVYSTQVGGRILPLEIGEPVTSFQFGINPNESYWGVQSTELEFDPRSYYTAYTGKDHQLWRSNDLGVTFDLFATFGNNIDDRITYIEIAWSAPSVMYVCQQMNTGNLGRLWKTTDAGNTWQQLTLPVASNTRKMLVQVDPLDENIVYIAFQSTGNGQRIYKSEDGGLSWTNLTTPILNNQNGKSIAVCGGTDGGIYYATSNSIYYRNNSMSDWEHFADGLPVEINTNIIRPFYRDSKIRLASYGKGVWESPLFEAPSRPVAQVSVDRFVDTVLCEIAPFRYVDHSIIDHAGASWSWTFAGGTPATSADIQAEVTYDTPGTYLTTLTVTDAQGNSDTDSLYISIAQNTASPILSEDFEGSFPPSGFLVENPDNGITWQAANNVGGFNNSSRSMMVNNFDYFESGELDDIMVALDLSGQAAPFLTFDVAYTLWGGNYSDSLEVLLSTDCGLTLVSEYFKGGADLATRPAQDSPFTPSGDEWRTDTIDLSAYAEYTDVLLIFRNHTGFGNNLYVDNINLHVDPVTATEALPAEAVVELYPNPVIQGEHMQIKTPYQEDILIDIFSADGKMVYRKKHAAVSTLDTTPFSKGAYLCIIRSEKQIRKALFVVD